The following proteins come from a genomic window of Gemmatimonadaceae bacterium:
- a CDS encoding beta-galactosidase family protein yields MRNTRRIRRGETIAPATHRQWRRTRDAALARWSRGARRGLAALCLIGLYGASPNVVATERAAHTFAIGRGAFLLDGKPFQIIAGEMHYARIPREYWRHRLRMAKAMGLNTIATYVFWNYHERAPGVFDFHTGNRDLAEFVREAQQEGLWVILRPGPYVCAEWDFGGIPSYLLRSPAARVRSNDPRYQRAAQRYLRALGGQIRPLLVTHGGPILMVQVENEYGSFGADSAYKNATRRMFVDAGIDAPLFTADGAAELAKGSMPGVFASVTGETNYDSLVAHVEPYNHGMGPYMVAEFYPGWLTHWDEPLPSTPLSGFLPQYDSLLSRGASVSLYMFHGGTNFGFTSGANYTTTEPIEPSMTSYDYGAPLSEAGWPNEKYYALRDVIRRHVSYPIPDVPARLPAIAIRRFGLTQAADILDLVAHTAPVRAPDPLSFADLGQAHGYVLYRHRMSAAADGMLAVPGLRDFGEVFVNGRRVATLARRTSAFTARLDVPAGARLDIFVENTGHINYGPLLVDDRKGIVEPVTLGGVRLTGWEMFGLPFDVPAHATGHFAAENRPSVYRGSFTIDSTGDTFLDMRGWKRGIVFVNGINLGRYWRVGPQQTLYLPGVWLRRGRNEIEVFDLEGRVANPSIAGLRSDKVEHGQTRPD; encoded by the coding sequence ATGCGCAACACTCGAAGGATTCGTCGTGGCGAGACTATCGCCCCAGCCACGCATCGTCAATGGAGGCGGACGCGCGACGCGGCGCTCGCGCGCTGGAGCCGCGGCGCGCGCCGCGGCCTCGCCGCACTGTGTCTGATCGGACTCTACGGCGCGTCGCCGAACGTCGTAGCGACCGAACGCGCCGCCCACACCTTTGCGATCGGCCGAGGCGCGTTCCTGCTCGACGGCAAGCCGTTCCAGATCATCGCCGGCGAGATGCATTACGCGCGAATCCCGCGCGAATACTGGCGGCATCGCCTGCGGATGGCGAAGGCGATGGGGCTCAACACCATCGCGACGTACGTCTTCTGGAACTATCACGAGCGCGCGCCCGGCGTATTCGACTTCCACACCGGCAATCGCGATCTCGCCGAGTTCGTTCGCGAAGCACAACAGGAAGGGCTGTGGGTGATTCTGCGGCCCGGCCCCTACGTGTGCGCCGAATGGGACTTCGGCGGCATTCCATCGTACCTGCTGCGCTCGCCGGCCGCGCGCGTGCGCAGCAACGATCCCCGGTACCAGCGCGCGGCCCAACGCTACCTGCGTGCGTTAGGCGGCCAGATCAGGCCGCTGCTCGTGACGCACGGCGGACCCATTCTCATGGTCCAGGTGGAAAACGAGTACGGCTCGTTCGGCGCCGACTCCGCGTACAAGAATGCGACACGCCGCATGTTCGTGGATGCGGGCATCGATGCCCCGCTCTTCACGGCCGACGGCGCTGCCGAGCTGGCGAAGGGATCGATGCCCGGCGTGTTCGCCTCGGTGACCGGCGAGACCAACTACGACTCACTCGTCGCGCACGTCGAGCCATACAACCACGGCATGGGCCCGTACATGGTGGCGGAGTTCTATCCGGGGTGGCTCACGCACTGGGACGAGCCGTTGCCATCCACGCCGCTCTCGGGGTTCCTGCCGCAGTACGACAGCCTGCTGTCGCGCGGCGCGAGCGTGAGCCTGTACATGTTTCACGGCGGCACGAACTTCGGGTTCACGTCGGGCGCCAACTACACGACGACCGAGCCGATCGAGCCGAGCATGACCAGTTACGACTACGGCGCGCCGTTGTCGGAAGCCGGCTGGCCCAACGAGAAGTACTACGCCCTGCGCGACGTGATCCGCCGCCACGTGTCGTATCCGATTCCGGATGTTCCGGCGCGTTTGCCCGCGATCGCCATTCGGCGGTTTGGCCTAACGCAGGCCGCGGACATCCTGGACCTCGTCGCCCACACGGCGCCCGTGCGCGCGCCAGATCCGCTGTCGTTCGCCGATCTTGGACAGGCGCACGGCTACGTGCTCTACCGCCATCGGATGTCCGCCGCCGCCGATGGTATGCTGGCCGTGCCGGGCCTGCGCGACTTCGGCGAGGTGTTCGTGAACGGCCGCCGCGTTGCGACGCTCGCACGCCGCACGAGCGCGTTCACCGCCCGCCTGGACGTTCCCGCCGGCGCCCGCCTCGACATCTTCGTCGAGAACACGGGACACATCAACTATGGCCCGCTGCTCGTGGACGACCGCAAGGGCATCGTCGAGCCGGTCACGTTAGGCGGCGTGCGGCTCACCGGATGGGAAATGTTTGGCCTCCCATTCGATGTGCCGGCCCACGCCACAGGGCATTTCGCCGCCGAGAATCGCCCCAGCGTCTACCGAGGGTCCTTTACGATCGACAGCACCGGCGACACGTTTCTCGACATGCGCGGCTGGAAGCGCGGCATCGTCTTCGTGAACGGCATCAACCTCGGCCGCTACTGGCGCGTCGGACCGCAGCAGACGCTCTATCTGCCCGGCGTGTGGCTTCGCCGCGGCAGAAACGAGATTGAGGTGTTCGATCTCGAGGGACGGGTGGCCAACCCGAGCATTGCCGGCCTCAGGTCGGACAAGGTGGAACACGGCCAGACAAGGCCGGACTGA